The Puntigrus tetrazona isolate hp1 chromosome 3, ASM1883169v1, whole genome shotgun sequence genome contains a region encoding:
- the eif3ba gene encoding eukaryotic translation initiation factor 3, subunit Ba, whose translation MRDTENMEAEMEYDDEEEPSFSDPEDFVDDISDQELLGDVLREKPQEADGIDSVIVVDNVPQVGPDRLEKLKNVIHKIFSKFGKITNEFYPDADGKTKGYIFLEYSAPSHAHEAVKNADGYKLDKQHTFRVNLFTDFDKYMSICDEWEAPEKQPFKDFGNLRHWLEDPDCRDQYSVIYDSGERTGIFANDVKEPIEIEERARWTETYVRWSPKGTYLATFHQRGIALWAGEKFKQIQRFSHQGVQLIDFSPCERYVVTFSPLMDTKDDPQAIIIWDVLTGQKKRGFHCESSAHWPIFKWSPDGKFFARMTQDTLSIYETPSMGLLDKKSLKINGIKDFSWSPGDNIIAFWVPEDKDIPARVTLMQLPSRNEIRVRNLFNVVDCKLHWQKNGDYLCVKVDRTPKGTQGVVTNFEIFRMREKQVPVDVVEMKEGIIAFAWEPNGSKFAVLHGEAPRINASFYHVKNNGKIDLIKMFDKQQANSIFWSPQGLFLVLAGLRSMNGALAFVDTSDCTMMNIAEHYMASDVEWDPTGRYVVTSVSWWSHKVDNAFWLWTFQGRLLQKNNKERFCQLLWRPRPPSLLTQEQIKLIKKDLKKYSKIFEQKDRLSQSKASKELVDKRRSMMEEYRKYRETAMDMYNEQRTLRLDLRGGVDTDELDSNVDDWEEETIEFFINEEIIPIGDL comes from the exons ATGCGTGACACGGAGAATATGGAGGCAGAAATGGAGTATGACGACGAAGAAGAGCCTTCGTTCAGTGATCCGGAGGATTTCGTGGATGACATCAGTGATCAGG AGCTGCTGGGGGATGTTCTCAGGGAGAAGCCTCAGGAGGCTGACGGCATCGACTCGGTCATTGTGGTGGATAACGTCCCTCAGGTCGGACCAGATCGTCTGGAGAAGCTCAAGAACGTCATCCACAAGATCTTCTCAAAGTTTGGCAAAATCACCAATGAGTTCTATCCAGACGCAGATGGAAAGACCAAGGG GTACATTTTCCTGGAGTATTCTGCACCAAGTCATGCTCATGAAGCTGTGAAGAATGCTGATGGCTACAAGCTGGACAAGCAGCACACTTTCCGTGTCAATCTGTTCACAGACTTTGACAA GTACATGTCAATCTGTGATGAGTGGGAAGCCCCTGAGAAGCAGCCCTTTAAAGATTTT GGGAATCTGCGTCACTGGCTGGAAGATCCTGACTGTCGTGATCAGTACAGTGTAATCTATGACTCTGGTGAACGAACTGGCATATTTGCGAATGATGTCAAGGAGCCTATTGAAATAGAAGAGAGAGCG CGCTGGACCGAAACATACGTGCGCTGGTCTCCAAAAGGCACCTATCTGGCCACATTCCATCAGAGAGGCATCGCTCTCTGGGCCGGCGAGAAGTTCAAGCAGATCCAGAGGTTCAGTCATCAGGGGGTTCAGCTAATTGATTTCTCACCCTGTGAGAG ATATGTGGTCACATTCAGCCCTCTTATGGACACTAAAGATGACCCACAGGCCATCATCATCTGGGATGTTCTCACAGGACAGAAGAAAAGAGGCTTCCACTGTGAAAGCTCTGCCCACTGGCCAATTTTCAA GTGGAGTCCGGATGGGAAGTTCTTTGCCCGAATGACACAGGACACGCTGAGCATCTATGAAACACCG TCAATGGGTCTTTTGGACAAGAAGAGTTTGAAGATTAATGGAATTAa GGATTTCTCCTGGTCACCTGGTGATAATATCATTGCGTTCTGGGTTCCTGAGGATAAGGACATCCCAGCAAGAGTAACACTCATGCAGCTTCCATCCAGAAACGAGATCAGAGTCCGCAACCTGTTTAATGTTGTGGACTGCAAACTTCACTGGCAGAAAAACGGAGACTATCTCTGCGTGAAGGTGGACAGGACACCCAAAGGAACACAG GGTGTTGTCACCAATTTTGAGATCTTCAGAATGAGAGAGAAGCAGGTACCTGTGGATGTGGTAGAGATGAAAG AGGGCATCATTGCCTTTGCTTGGGAACCAAATGGCAGCAAATTTGCTGTGCTACACGGTGAAGCTCCCAGAATCAATGCATCATTCTACCATGTGAAAAACAATGGCAAAATTGACTTAATAA aaatgtttgaCAAGCAACAGGCAAACAGCATCTTCTGGAGTCCACAGGGGCTGTTCTtggtcttggctgggttgagGAG CATGAATGGAGCTCTTGCTTTTGTGGACACGTCAGACTGCACCATGATGAACATCGCAGAGCATTACATGGCCTCAGATGTAGAATGGGACCCCACCGGACGATATGTTGTGACATCTGTCTCCTGGTGGAGCCACAAG gtgGACAACGCCTTTTGGCTGTGGACATTCCAGGGCCGTCTTCTGCAGAAGAACAACAAAGAGCGTTTCTGCCAGCTGCTGTGGAGGCCCCGTCCTCCCTCTCTCCTGACTCAAGAGCAAATAAAG CTCATTAAGAAGGACTTGAAGAAATACTCCAAGATCTTCGAGCAGAAAGATCGTCTCAGTCAGTCCAAGGCATCAAAG GAACTGGTGGACAAGAGGCGTTCCATGATGGAGGAGTACCGCAAGTACCGTGAGACAGCCATGGACATGTACAACGAGCAGAGAACTCTCCGCCTTGACCTCAGAGGAG GTGTGGACACTGATGAGCTGGACAGCAATGTCGATGACTGGGAGGAAGAGACCATTGAGTTTTTCATCAATGAAGAAATTATTCCCATCGGAGATCTGTAA